From the Pseudomonas baltica genome, one window contains:
- the mntP gene encoding manganese efflux pump MntP, whose product MNPISLILLALAMSTDAFAAAIGKGSSLHKPRLSEALRTGLIFGVIEGITPMIGWAVGQAATRWVQQWDHWIAFTLLVILGLHMIYNGVKHDDEEEQKPDQHSFWILAVTAFATSIDALAVGVGLAFVDVNIFVAAAAIGLATMTMVTIGVMLGRVLGNVVGKRAEIIGGVVLMLVGATILYEHLSA is encoded by the coding sequence CTCATTCTGCTGGCACTGGCCATGTCTACCGACGCATTTGCGGCGGCCATCGGCAAGGGCTCCAGCCTGCACAAACCTCGTCTTTCAGAAGCGCTGCGCACCGGCCTGATCTTCGGTGTGATCGAAGGCATTACGCCCATGATTGGCTGGGCCGTCGGCCAGGCGGCGACCCGCTGGGTGCAGCAATGGGATCATTGGATCGCCTTTACCCTGCTGGTGATTCTCGGTCTGCACATGATCTATAACGGCGTGAAGCACGACGACGAAGAAGAGCAAAAACCCGACCAGCATTCGTTCTGGATTCTTGCCGTGACCGCCTTCGCCACCAGTATCGATGCACTGGCAGTGGGCGTGGGTCTGGCCTTCGTCGACGTCAATATCTTCGTGGCAGCCGCAGCGATCGGCCTGGCGACCATGACCATGGTGACCATCGGCGTAATGCTGGGCCGTGTGCTAGGTAACGTGGTTGGCAAGCGCGCCGAGATCATCGGGGGTGTGGTGCTGATGCTGGTGGGCGCGACCATTCTGTACGAGCATCTGTCGGCCTGA